A single genomic interval of Sceloporus undulatus isolate JIND9_A2432 ecotype Alabama chromosome 2, SceUnd_v1.1, whole genome shotgun sequence harbors:
- the GCNT1 gene encoding beta-1,3-galactosyl-O-glycosyl-glycoprotein beta-1,6-N-acetylglucosaminyltransferase, translating to MHESFQMLSEMLRRKFRHCHILRFKFLLVLIFTIGTWSFIKTHQKPNYLHHEHLELTDEKPSTNINCSKILLGDPEEIQKVKLELLTVSFRKRPKLTANDYINMTTDCASFIKRRKYIMEPLSKEEAEFPIAYSIVVHHKINMLDRLLRAIYAPQNYYCIHVDKKSPESFLAAIKGIASCFDNVFIASQLESVVYASWSRVQADLNCMKDLYRRSTNWKYLINLCGMDFPIKTNQEIVEKLKALKGENSLETEKMPSNKEVRWKKHHEVVDGKVKNMGIDKQHPPVNTPIFSGSAYFVVSRRFVENILENSKILAFIEWAKDTYSPDEYLWATIQRIPEVPGAVSASDKYDVSDMNALARFVKWQYFEGDVSKGAPYPPCNGIHVRSVCVFGVGDLNWMLQKHHFFANKFDTDIDPFAIQCLEEYLRDKALFQYRH from the coding sequence ATGCATGAGAGTTTCCAAATGCTCTCTGAAATGCTGAGAAGGAAATTTCGTCACTGTCATATTCTACGTTTCAAGTTTCTCTTGGTGTTAATTTTTACAATTGGGACTTGGTCCTTTATCAAAACTCACCAGAAACCAAACTATCTGCATCATGAGCACCTGGAGCTGACTGATGAAAAACCCAGTACTAATATAAACTGCTCCAAGATATTGTTAGGTGATCCAGAGGAAATTCAGAAAGTAAAACTAGAATTGTTAACTGTTTCATTTAGGAAGCGCCCAAAGCTAACTGCAAATGATTACATTAACATGACAACAGATTGTGCCTCCTTTATTAAGAGACGGAAATATATTATGGAACCCCTGAGCAAAGAAGAAGCAGAATTTCCCATTGCTTATTCGATAGTAGTTCATCATAAAATTAATATGCTTGATAGGCTCTTGAGAGCCATCTATGCACCTCAGAACTATTACTGCATTCATGTTGATAAGAAGTCCCCTGAGTCTTTCCTGGCTGCAATTAAGGGCATTGCTTCATGTTTTGACAACGTTTTCATTGCCAGCCAGTTGGAAAGTGTTGTGTATGCTTCATGGAGCAGAGTGCAAGCGGACCTTAATTGCATGAAAGATCTGTACAGGAGGAGTACGAACTGGAAATACCTGATCAATCTTTGTGGTATGGATTTCCCGATCAAGACTAACCAGGAAATAGTGGAGAAGCTGAAGGCCCTCAAGGGTGAAAATAGTTTGGAAACAGAGAAAATGCCTTCAAATAAGGAGGTGCGGTGGAAGAAACATCATGAAGTTGTTGATGGTAAGGTAAAGAATATGGGAATAGACAAGCAACACCCTCCTGTCAATACACCCATTTTCTCTGGCAGTGCCTACTTTGTTGTTAGCAGGAGGTTTGTTGAAAATATATTGGAGAACAGCAAAATCCTTGCTTTCATAGAATGGGCTAAAGATACATACAGTCCTGATGAATACCTGTGGGCCACTATTCAGCGAATTCCTGAAGTTCCTGGAGCCGTCTCTGCCAGTGACAAATATGATGTCTCAGACATGAATGCTCTGGCCAGGTTTGTTAAATGGCAATACTTTGAGGGGGATGTGTCAAAGGGTGCCCCATACCCACCCTGTAATGGAATTCACGTCCGCTCAGTGTGTGTCTTTGGAGTGGGAGACTTAAACTGGATGTTACAAAAGCACCACTTCTTTGCTAACAAGTTTGACACTGACATTGACCCCTTTGCAATACAGTGCTTGGAGGAGTATTTGCGAGACAAAGCTCTTTTTCAATACAGACACTGA